The genomic window CCGCGAGCAGGCGTTGCGTGCCTTCCGCAACGGCAAGGTCGACGTCCTGGTCGCCACCGACGTCGCGGCCCGTGGCATCGACGTCGACAACGTCACGCACGTCATCAACTACCAGTGCCCGGACGACGAGAAGACCTACGTCCACCGCATCGGGCGCACCGGCCGTGCCGGCAACACCGGTATCGCCGTGACCTTCGTCGACTGGGACGACGAGACCAAGTGGTCGATGATCAACCGCCAGCTCGACCTGGGCATCCCGGACGCCGTGGAGACCTACTCCAGCAGCCCGCACCTGCTGACCGACCTCAACATCCCCGAGGGCACCAAGGGGCGCCTGCCGCGCTCCCAGCGCACCCGTGAGGGCCTGAACGCCGAGGAGGTCGAGGACATCGGCGAGACCGGCAAGTCCGGTGGCCGTCGCCAGGGAGGGGGCCACAGTGGCGGCCCTCGATCCAGCGGTCGTGACGGTGGCGGTCGCTCCGGCGGCCGCAGCAGCGAGGCGAAGGGCGGGGGCGGCACCTCCGAGGGGCGGCCTCGTCGCCGCCGCAACCGTCGTCGCACCCATGGTGGCCAGTCGCAGGCCGCGCCGCGCTCCGAAGGCTGAGCCGACGCCTCACCTGTCTCCAGATTATCGGGTCACCCGATGAACCCCGGGTTCGCACGAGTTCCATACTCCTGCGAACCCGGGGTTTGTCTTGTCGAGCACGGGCGGGGGGCACCCCCCCCTTCGCACATCGGTTGACGACGAAGGGGGTGAGTCGCCCCTCAGAGGGCCGCGAGGATGCTCTCGGTGACCTCGCGGTAGGCCGTCGCACCCTTGCTCGATCGGGCGGTGTCGAGGATCGAGCGTCCGGCGGCCGGCGCCTCGGCGAAGCGGACGGTCCGCGGGATCGGTGGCGAGAGCACCGGCAGCTTGTAGCGGCCGCCGAGGTCGTCGAGCACCTCGCGGGCGTGGTTGGAGCGGCCGTCGTACATCGTCGGCAGGATGCCGATGGTCTTCAGCTTCTTGTTCAGCAGCTTCTTCACGTCGCGGACGGTGTCGAGGAGCTGGCCGACGCCGCGGTGGCTGAGCATCTCGGCCTGCATCGGGATGATCAGGCCGGTCGCTGCGGTCAGTGCCGCGAGGGTCAGGACGCCCAGGCTCGGGCTGCAGTCGAGCAGGATCACGTCGTAGTCGGTGCGTACCTCCTCCAGCACGGACTGGAGGACGAACTCACGCCCTGGCCGGGTCAGCAGCTGCGCCTCCGCGCCGGCGAGGTCGATCGTCGAGGGCAGCAGGTCGACGCCCTCACTGGCCTCGAGGATCGCTTCGGCGACCTCGGCCTGGCCCAGGAGCACCTCGTGGATGGATACCTCGACGGCGTCCGGGTCGATGCCGAGGCTGAAGGTCAGGCTCGCCTGGGGGTCGAGGTCGACCAGGAGGACACGCTTGCCGGACTCGGCCATGGCCGCGCCGATGGAGGCGACGGACGTCGTCTTCGCCACGCCGCCCTTCTGGTTCGCGACGGCGATGATCGCTGACTTCTTGGCTCGTGCCACGAGTGCTACCCCTCCTAGAGGTACGGGAATGCGAGGTCATCCTCGCAGGTCGGACCTGCCTGTGCGCGTGGGTGATCGGGATGCGTCGGTCACTGCGCCGACCGTGCTGTCAGCCCAGGACCGGCGTGGCTCCAGAGGCAGCCGCCACGATGCGGGCGAGCGACTCGGGCGAGGTGGTGTTCTCCCCCAACCGGTTGGGCTTGCCGTGCCCGTGGAAGTCGCTGCTGCCCGTGACGGCCAGGTCGAGGTCGGTGGCGAGGCCACGCGCGAGGGTGCGACCGGCATCGTCGAGGTCACGGTGGTCCGCCTCGATACCCACGAGCCCGGCCTCGGCGAGCATCGCCACGTCGTCGCCGTCCACCGCACGCTGGCGACGGACGGCGAAGGGGTGGGCGATGACCGGCACCCCGCCGGCGGCCCGGACCAGGCGCACCGCGTCCAGTGTGGTCGTCGCGTAGTGGGGCTCGTAGAAGGCCGAGCCGTTGTGCAACCACCTGGCGAAGACCTCGCTGCGGTCGTGGGCGACCCCCTTCGCGACGAGCGCGTCGGCCAGGTGCGGGCGGCCGAGCGAGACCGGCCCGTCCGGCACCTGCGCCAGGACGTCCTCCCACGTGATGGGGAAGCCGTCGGCGGCCATGTGCTCGACGATGCGCTGCAGCCGCGGGACCCGGTCCTCGCGGGTGCGCCGCATCTCTTCGGCCAACTCCGCGTCATCGGGGTCGAAGAGGTAGGCGAGCAGGTGCACCGAGCGTCGGTTGTGCCGGGTGGACAGCTCGGCACCGCGCACGAGGGCGATGCCGTGCCGCTGCGCCGCGGAAGCGGCCTCGACCCAGCCGGCGGTCGTGTCGTGGTCGGTGAGCGCGATCGTGGTGACCCCCGCCTCGTCGGCCTGGGCGACGAGGTCCGCAGGCGCGTCCGTCCCGTCGCTGCGGGAGGAGTGCGTGTGCAGGTCGATCACACCCGTCACCCTATGCGGCGGCCCCGGGGCGAAGGGGGAGGCTCGCCCTCTGCCTTCGCCCGCTCCCGTGGCCCACACCACATGGTGAGACGATGGGGTCATGAGCGAGGAGCAGAAGCAGGCAGACAACCGCAAGCGGCCGACGACGGACGAGTTCCGGGCCTTCGTCGCGCAGGACTGGGCGCCGCGCTCGGACGGGCGTCCCCCACTGACCGAGGCCGCGAAGCGCGCCGCCGTGCGCCGCGCGACCATCTCCGCCGAGCACGAGGGCGAGCGCCTGGTCGTCCCGGCGGGCGGGCTGAAGGTGCGGTCCAACGACAGCGACTACGTCTTTCGTCCGCACAGCGCCTTCGCGCACCTGACCGGGCTCGGCGCCGACCGCGAGCCGGACGCCGTCCTGGTCCTGGAGCCCCTCGGCGGGCCCGACGAGCAGGCCGGCCACGAGGCATCGCTGTACTTCCGTCCCCTGGCCTCGCGCGACTCCAACGAGTTCTTCGACGACCCCCGCTACGGCGAGTTCTGGGTCGGAGCACGTCCCTCGATCGAGGACATCGAGTCCGAGCTCGGCCTGGCCGGTCGCCATGTCGACCAGCTCGAGGACGCCGTCGGCAAGGACGCCGGCCAGCTCACCGTGCGGATGGTCCGGGACGCCGACAGGGCCCTGACCGCCCAGCTCGACACCGTGCGGGTACAGGGGGGCGCGAGCGAGGAGGGCCTCGTCGAGACCGATGACGCCCTCGCCCACCGGTTGTCCACACTGCGGCTGGTCAAGGACGACTGGGAGATCGAGCAGATGCAGGAGGCGGTCGACGCCACCCGTGTCGGATTCGAGGCCGTCATCGGCGAGCTGCCGGGGCTGCCCGAGCGCGGCCGCGGAGAGCGCTGGGTCGAGGGGACCTTCGGTCTGTACGCCCGCCACCAGGGCAACGGCGTCGGCTACGACTCGATCTGCGCCTCCGGCAACCACGCCAACACGCTGCACTGGATCAAGAACACCGGCGACATCAACAGCGGAGACCTGATCCTGCTGGACGCCGGCGTCGAGGTCGACTCGCTCTTCACCGCTGACATCACGCGCACGCTGCCGGTGAGCGGAACCTTCACCGACACCCAGCGCGAGATCCACGAGGCCGTCGTCGCCGCCCAGGCCGCCGGCATCGCCGCGGTGAAGCCGGGCGCGAAGTTCTCCGACGTCCACGCCGCCGCCATCCGCGTCATCGCCGAGCACCTGCACGCGTGGGGACTGCTGCCCGAGGGCATCTCCGTCGAGGACACCCTCGACAAGGACCACGGCCAGTACCACCGTCGCTGGATGGTCCACGGCACGAGCCACCACCTCGGCCTCGACGTCCACGACTGCGCCCTGGCCACCCGCGAGGAGTACATGGACGCCGAGCTGGCCCCGGGCATGGTCCTGACCGTCGAGCCGGGCCTGTACTTCAAGGCCGACGACCTGAAGGTGCCCGAGCGCTTCCGCGGGATCGGCGTGCGCCTGGAGGACGATGTCGTCGTCACGCAGGACGGCTGCCGCAACCTCTCCGGCGAGTGGCCGCACTCCGCCGACGAGATCGAGGCGTGGATCAAGGACGTCCAGGCCCGGTAACGCGCCTACTGACCAGACCGTTGGGACCTCAGGGGCACACGGGGTCGCAGGTCGCCCAGCGACGGTGAGGCTCCGTGTGGGGTGTGGCCGGGTCAACACGACTCGGCCACACCCCTTCGCCGTCCATGCGCGAAGATGGCGGGGATCCCCCTTCGCTCGAACGAAAGGCCCCGCGCATGTCCACCAAGACGGTCCCCGGCAACTACTTCGAGGACTTCTCGATCGGTCAGGAGATCCGGCACGCGACGCCGCGCACGGTGACCGATGGCGACATCGCCCTGTACACCGGCCTGTACGGGCCGCGCTTCGCGGCCACGAGCGCGTCGACCTTCGCCGAGGCCATGGGCTTCGAGCGGATGCCGGTGGACAGCCTGCTCGCCTTCCACCTCGTCTTCGGCAAGTCCGTGCCGGACATCTCGCTGAACGCCGTGGCCAACCTCGGCTACGCGGGCGGTCGCTTCGGCGCCCCGCTGCACGTCGGCGACACGGTCACGACGAGCTCGACCGTCATCGGCCTGAAGGAGAACTCCAACGGGAAGACCGGCGTCGTCTACGTCAACTCCGTCGGCGTCAACCAGCGCGGCGAGATGGTCGTCGACTACGTCCGCTGGGTCATGGTGCACAAGAAGGACCCGGCCTCCCCCGCACCCGAGACGGTCATCCCCGACCTGCCGGGTGCCGTCGCCGCAGAGGACCTGGTCGTGCCGTTCGACCTCACCGGCAGGGAGTACGACACGGACCTGTCGGGCAGCCCCTTCCTCTGGGAGGACTACGAGGCCGGCGAGCGCATCGACCACATCGACGGCATGACCATCGAGGAGAGCGACCACATGCTCGCCACGAGGCTGTACCAGAACACCGCGAAGGTCCACTTCAACCAGCACGCCCAGGGGCAGTCAAAGGTCGGGCGTCGTCTCATCTACGGCGGCCACATCATCAGCCTCGCCCGCGCGTTGTCCTTCAACGGCTTGGCCAACGGGCAGACGATTGCCGCGATCAACGCCGGGGCGCACGCCAACCCGACCTTCGCCGGCGACACGGTCTACGCCTGGTCCGAGGTCCTCGAGCGGATCGAGCTGCCCGGCCGCACCGATGTCGGCGCCCTGCGCCTGCGCACCGTGGCGACCAAGGACACTCCGTGCGCGGACTTCCCGTACAAGGGTCAGGACGGCAAGTACCTGCCCGAGGTCGTGCTCGACCTCGACTACACGGTGCTCATCCCGCGGCAATGACCCGCACGCCGCGTCACCTCCACGCCGCGTCACCCAGGACGCAGAAATCGAGTCGGGACGCAGTCATACCTACGTCCTGCCTCGATTTCTGCGTCATGACCGGCGGGCCACCCACTCCAGGGCACGTTCGATCATCGACCGCACGCGCTCGGGGTGGTCCAGGTCAGCCCAGACGAGCCGCACCACGACGAACCCGAGGGCGGTGAGCCGCTCCTCCCGCGCCTTCTCGCGGGCCAGGGCAGCACGACCGTCGGCCCCCTCGTACTTGACCATGCCATCGAACTCCACCACGACCGCGCCCCCCACCATGAAGTCGACCCGCCCGACGAAACCACCGTCGTGGTCACTCACGCTCACCTGGCTGCGCACGTCATGACCGAGGTCGTGCAGGAGCAGGCGCGTGCGACTCTCCCCGACCGACTCACACTTCGCGTCGGCCCGGGCCAGCAGCGCCTCGACGCGGACTCGGTCCAGAGGGCCCCGCGCCAGGTGCTCGCCGGCTGCCCGCACCGCAGACAGACGACACCTGCGCTCGTGCAAGGCATGATCCAGAGCCACGACGCCCGCCTCCACGCCGTGGCGCAGAGCCATCTGGACGACCGCGGTCGCGATGTCCACGGCGACGCAGCCACCGACGTCGACCGGCTCGACTTCGCCGTGGCTCGGATGTGTCCGAACCCCGCTGACCGTCCGGGTGCGGCGCACCTCGCCCATCAGGTCGACGACATGTGTCGGCACACCCCAGGTCGCCACACCGTGCAGTGCGAGTGCGCTCTGGTGACTCGCGAGATCCCGCGACCGACCCAGCAGGATCGCGCGCGCCCGCAGTGCCAACTGCTCGGCCGGCCGGGCACCCCGCCACCGGGCGTCGAGAACATAGGCACCTCGGCGTACCCGGACGACCTCCCGAGCGCCGATCGCCGTCCGGACGTCGTGCTCACCCAGCAGGCAGTTCTGCACGTCCCCCCAGCTGAAGACACCGCCGCGCTGCTCGGCCAACCGCTTGAGTCGTTCATCCACCCACCGATCGTGACGCACTCGCGCTGTCGGCCGCCGATGATATCCACAGGCCCCCTCGCCCCATGACGCCGAAATCGAGTCAGGACGCAGTCATACCTACGTCCTGACTCGATCTCTACGTCCATGAGTGGCGCAGCGTGAGGGGGCGGCGCCTACCGGGGGAAGACCTCCAGCAGCAGCGCGTGCGTGACCATCGGATCGCGCACGCGCTCGGCCGCCGCGCCGAGGATGTCCCCCAGCAGCTCCGGCGGCTTCGGGAAGTCCTCCGGTAGCGCGGCGTTGTACAGGCGGTGCTCCTCGAGCGACTCGACGGCATCGTCGAAGTGCCCCGTGACGTCGACGTAGTGGCTGGGCGTCGGGCCGGCGGCGACCGCGACGGCGGACACCTTCCAGGGCTCGAGCCCCTCGTCGACGAGCTCGGGGAAGATCCACCGGTTACCGGCGTCAGCGGTCGCATCGAGCGTGGCCAGCCCGACCGCGCGATGGTCGGCCTGGTTGAGGTTGCCCGGCCCCCACGTCTCGTGGTGGTTGGCAGTGATGACCAGATCGGGCCGGGCCCGACGGATCGCTGCGGCGATGTCGCGACGCAGCCGCAGACCGTACTCGATGGTCCCGTCCGGGTGGTCGCCGAACTCCACCGAGTCGACCCCGACGACGGCGGCACTGGCGCGCTCCTCGTCGGCACGGGCGGGAGCGGCGTCGACCGGGTCCATGGTGTCGATCCCGGCCTCACCGCGGGTGAGCAGGAAGTAGCGCACGGTCTTGCCGGCAGTGGTCCACGCGGCAACGGCCGCAGCCATGCCGTATTCGATGTCGTCGGGATGGGCGACGACGCAGAGCACGGAGTCGAAGGAGTTCTCGTCGAGAGCGGCCAAGTCGGACAGGATGGTCACACCTTGACGCTAACCCGCTCGGGCAGATCTGGCTATGGGCGAAGGGGGTCGCCCCGGCGTCAGGTCGGGCTCTGCCCGCGGTCCATGCGCTCCTGCTCCGCGCGGGCCTGCTCCTGCCGCTGGCGCACCTGCTCCTGGGCGGCGCGCATCGGGTCGAGCTCGGCGAGCAGATCACGGGCGGCCTGGACGTGCTTGTGCTCGGTGAGCACCTCGTAGCGGGAGGCGACGACCTGACTGATCGAGGTGAAGTCGCGCTGCCCGCCGGTGGAGCGGTACCCCAGCCAGGCCCACACGAGGCCGAAGACCGCACCGATGAGGACCGTGGAGACCATCCGCTGGACGATGCCCTCGCCGCCCTCGAACATCGCGAAGATCAGGCCGACGAAGACACCGATCCACAGGCCGGACAGCAGCCCCCCTAGGAGCACCTTGCCGGTCGTCAGGCGCCCGCGGACGCGCTCGATCTGCTTCAGGTCGGTGCCGACGATCATCACGTCCTGGACCGGGAACTCGTTGTCGGCCAGGAAGTCGACGGCACGCTGCGCCTCGGCGTAGCTGTCGTAGGTGACCAGGGACATCGGGAAACTCAGGCCGAGGTGGTCTTCCATCCGGGCGGCCATGTGCGGCTGCGTGCTCATGTGGCCATTGTCCCACTTCTGCTGAAAACAAACTGTGGCCAGCCGCACTTCGTTGAACAAGCCGCACGACGAGGTCGTGCTGGCGATACAAGGTGCAGCCAGCCGCAGTTCGTAGGAGACGGAACGGTCAGCCCTTGGTGGGGTAGTCCTTCAGGATGCTCTTGCCGATGATCATCTTCTGGATCTCGGCGGTGCCCTCACCGATGAGCAGCATCGGGGCCTCGCGGTAGAGGCGCTCGATCTCGTACTCCTTGGTGTAGCCGAAGCCGCCGTGGATGCGGAAGGACTGCTCGACGACGTCGGCGCAGTACTCGGCGGCCATGTACTTCGCGATGCCGGCCTCGAGGTCGTTGCGCTCGCCCTTGTCCTTCAGGCGGGCGGCCTTGACCATCAGCTGGTGCCCGGCCTCGACCTTGGCGGCCATGTCGGCGATACGGAAGAGGATGCCCTGGTGCTGCACGATCTTCTTGCCGAAGGTCTCGCGCTGCTGGGCGTACTCGACCCCGAGCTCGAAGGCGCGCATCGCCAGGCCGCAGGCGCGGGAGGCGACGTTGACGCGGCCAACCTCGACCCCATCCATCATCTGGTAGAAGCCCTTGCCGGGCTCGCCACCGAGGAGCTGCGCAGTGGTGGTCTTGTGATCCTGGAAGATCATCTCCGTGGTGTCGACGCCCTTGTAGCCCATCTTCTCGATCTTGCCGGGGATGGTCACGCCCTGGGCGGTCTCGCCGAAGCCCTCGGTCTTGTCGATGAGGAAGGTCGACATGTTCTTGTGCGGGGTGTCCGCGCCGAGGTCGGTCTTGCACAGCACGGCGACGAGGTTGGCGGAGCCACCATTGGTCAGCCACATCTTCTGGCCGTTGATGGTCCACTCGTCGCCCTCACGGACGGCCTTGGTCTTGATTCCGGCGACGTCCGAGCCGAGCGCGGGCTCGCTCATCGAGAACGCGCCACGGATCTCACCGGTCGCCATCTTCGGCAGGTAGCGCTGCTTCTGCTCCTCGGTCCCGTGCTTGAGGATCATCCACGCGACGATGAAGTGGGTGTTGATGATGCCCGAGACGGGCATCCAGCCGCGCGCGATCTCCTCGACGCACAGCGCATAGGTCAGCAGCGACTCGCCCAGACCACCGAACTCCTCGGGGATCATCAGACCGAAGATCCCCATCTCCTTCATCTGGTCGACGATCTTCTGCGGGTACTCATCCGCGTGCTCCAGCTCCTGGGCCACCGGGATGATCTGCTCGTCGACGAACTCCTTCACCAGCTTGAGCAGGTCCTGCTGCTCCTCGGTCAGTCCGTCGGTCGTCTGCAGTCGGGACATGCGCGTTTCAAACCTCATTGCGTCGTGGGGCTGGGGATCCGGGCCAGTATCCCAGTCGGGTGCGTCCTGCGCTACGGCGTCCACGGGTGTCCTCGGCCACGCCGGGCAGGGCGAAGGGGGTGCCCTGAGGTGCGACGCCGCCCGAGCCTCGAAGGCGGTGCCCTGAGGTGCGAGGCCGCCCGAGCCTCGAAGGCGGTGCCCTGAGGTGCGCGGCCGCCCGCGGCCGAGCCTCGAAGGGGGGACGCCTCCTGCTCGTCCCCCTTCGCCGGTCCACCGTGGGCCCGTTGCTCAGTACACCCAGACCCGACGGCCGATGGGCGCCAGGCCGGACCCCCAGATGTAGTTGGTCGCCGCGTTGGACGTCCGGATGCAACCGTGCGACGCCGGGTACCCGGGGATGTACCCCGATCCGTGGATCGCGATGCCGCCGTTGAAGTACTTCGGCCGCCACAGCGCACCGAGCGGGCCGTAGTCCATTCGGTTGACCTGACGGAAGATCCGGAACCGTCCGCGTGGGGTCCGCCAGCCGGACTTGCCGGTGCTGGTGTTCATGACCCACTTGGTCCTGCCGGCCACGACGAAGATCACGACCTGCTTGGCCAGGTCGACCTCCATCACCGTTCCGCTGCTGGTGCGGCCACGCGGTCGGCCCAGCCGCTCGATGACGGACCAGGTGTTGGGGCCGCACACCCCGTCCCGGGTGAGGCCGTGGACCTTCTGCACGGCCATGACGGCCTGCGCGGTGGTCTGCCCGTAGACACCGTCGTTGCCCGAGTGCCAGTACCCGTTCGCGCGCATGGTGCGCTGCAGCCGCATGACAGCCGACCCCCGACTGCCCTTGCGCAGCATCGGGTGGGAACCCGACGTCGGCGGGTCCTCCGGCTCGGGGTCGCTGCCACCGCCGCCACCACTGCCCAGCCGGTCGACGACTGCCCAGGTTTCGGGCCCACAGATGCCGTCGACGACGAGCCGGTGGTCGCGCTGGAGCGCGACGACGGCGCCGCGGGTGGACGGACCGAAGATGCCGTCGACTCCGGAGTGCTTGTACCCGCCGTCGAGCAGCTTGCGCTGCAGCTCGCGCACGGCAGGACCTCGACTGCCCCGCCGGAGCGTCGGATGGCTCGCGGCCGCGGCCGGGAGGGCCCCCAGCCCCCCGAGACCGGCGGCCACGACGGCAGCCGTGCCCCCACGCACGAGCAGGCGGCGCTGCGACGAGATCGCCGGGTCGAGCGCTGCATGCCGGGCTTGGTAGGTATTCATGTCATCCCCCTGCGGTTGTCGACGAGCCCCTCCAGCTCGTCCCTTCACCGACTCAGACGTCCGGGGCGCCCTCGGGGGTTGCGTGGGACCGGGTCACAAAATGATGAAGGGGGCGAAACGGCCTTCCACCCAGTGCGCCGTGGGCGTTGCCCGATGGACGCCCGCGTGCAACTCTGGAAGAACCAGAACGTCTGGCCAGCGGCTCGTGTTGTGACACCAGCCCACCGACGGGACAGTGCCGTGACCACCTCGTTCGCGATCGAGGAGGCGCACCGATGCGTGAATACCTGAAGCAGCACACCAACCCGCCGGTCTTCATCGGCGCGGCCGTCGTCGTACTCGCGTTCCTGCTGTGGGGCGTGATCGCACCCTCGAGCGTGTCGTCGGTGGCGAACTCGGTCAACAACACGATCACCACAAACCTGGAGTGGCTCTACATCTTCAGCGCCTCGGCGTTCGTGATCTTCGTCTTCTTCCTCATGCTCAGCCACTACGGCAGCATTCGGCTGGGCCCGAACGACTCCACGCCCGAGTACGGCAACCTGTCGTGGTTCGCGATGCTGTTCACCGCGGGCATGGGCATCGGCCTGGTCTTCTATGCCGTCAGCGAGCCGGTCACGCACTTCCTGACCCCGCCGACCGGCGAGGGCGGCACCCCCGAGGCCGCACAGAACGCGATGACGTACACCTTCTACCACTGGGGCCTGCACCCCTGGTCGATCTACATCGTCCTGGGCGCCGCCATGGGGTACTTCTCCTTCCGACGTGGCCTGCCGTTGCGCCCGGCCTCGGCGCTCTACCCCCTCATCGGCAACCGGATCTACGGGTGGCCGGGTGCACTGGTGGACGTCCTTGCCGTCTTCGGCACGCTGTTCGGCCTGGCCACTTCACTGGGCATCGGTGGCCAGCAGGTCGGCGCCGGCCTGAACACGCTGTTCGGGGTGCCCAACACCACCCTCGTGCAGGTCATCATCATCATGGCCATCACGTCGGTGGCGGTCACCTCGGTGATGCTCGGGATCGACAAGGGGATCCGCAACCTCTCACTGGCCAACCTGTGGCTCGCCCTGGCCCTGATGCTGTTCGTCTTCTTCTTCGGCCCGACACGCGACCTGATCAACGTCCTGGCCAACAACGTCGGCTCCTATGCCCAGGCACTGCCGAAGCTGGGCTTCGAGACCTTTCCCAACGGTGGTGAGCAGGCGCAGTCCTGGCAGGCCAGCTGGACGCTGTTCTACTGGGGCTGGTGGATCTCCTGGTCCCCCTTCGTCGGGATGTTCTTGGCCCGGATCTCGTACGGCCGCACGCTGCGCTCGTTCATCGCCGGCGCCCTGTTCGCGCCGGTCGGCGCCTCGATGGTGTGGCTGACGATCTTCGGCAACTCTGCGCTCGACGCGCTCCAGAGCAACCCGGACAACCCGCTCGCCGACGCCTCGCCGGAGAAGAGCATCTACGTGCTGCTGGAACAGCTGCCGGTCGCGGGCTTCGTGGCCACCATCGCCTCGGTCGTCGCGGTGCTGGTGGTGGTCCTGTTCTTCGCCACGTCCTCCGACTCCGGTTCGCTGGTGGTCGACATCCTGACCAACGGCGGCGACCCGAACCCGAAGTGGCAGCAGCGGTTGTTCTGGGCCGTCCTGGAGGGTTTCGTCGCGGCGGTCCTGTTGATCGTCGGCGCCGTCTCCGGCACGAATGCGTTGTCGGCGCTGCAGACCGCGTCGATCGTGGCCGGGCTGCCGTTCTGCATCGTGCTGATCCTGATGGCCATCGGGTTGACCACGTCCTTGCGCAGCGAGGACTTCCAGAAGTTGAAGGTGAAGGAGCCGCCCCCGTATGCCGGGCTGCGTGCGGCCGCTCAACGCAAGGCCGGGCCGAACGCTGCCGTCGACGGCTCCGACACCGAGCAGCACATCGAGGCCGAGAAGCGACGGGACAACTCCACCCCCGCCGACACCTGACACGCCGCGACGAAGGGGGTGACCCGGCCCGATCCGGCCGGGTCACCCCCTTCGAGGCTCCTTCGTCGCGCCTCAGGACGACGCCTTCGTCTGGTCCGGTGGGTCAGGACCGGGCGCGGATGGCCTCGTGGGTGGCCAGCACCCGGCGGGCGATGTCCACGTGGAGGTTCTCGATCATCTTGCCGTTGTGGGTGACGACGCCGGTGCCGGCGCCCTCCTCCCAGGCCGTCAGGATGCCCCGGGCCTCCTCGACAGCGTCCTGACTCGGCGCGAAGGTCGTGTTGCACACCGCGACCTGGCCGGGGTGGATGAGCGTCTTGCCGTCGAAGCCCATGTCACGGCCCTGCTCGCACTCGGTCGTGAAGCCCTCGAGGTCCTTGACCGCGTTGTAGACGCCGTCCAGGACCGCGATGCCGGCCTCGCGGGCCGCGAGCAGCGCCCACGACAACGAGGTGAGCAGCGGGGCACGACCGGGGACGTGGTCGGCCTGCAGCTCCTTGACCAGGTCGTTGGTGCCCATGACGAAGGCGACGAGCCGGTCGGAGGCCTGCGCGATCTCGCGGATGTTGAAGATCGCGGCGGGCGTCTCGATCATCGCCCAGAGCTTGGTGTGCTCCGGGGCGCCGGTGGCCGCCATCGCGGCGACGAGCTGGCGCACCTCGTCGGCGGTGTCGACCTTGGGCACGACGATGCCGGCGGGACCGGCCTTGGCGGCTGCCGCGATGTCCTCGTCGTGCCACTGGGTACCGATGCCGTTGACGCGGATGGTCAGCTCACGGTCGCCGTACTCGCCGGAGGTCACTGCGGCGCAGGCGGCCTCGCGAGCGGCGGGCTTGTCGTCCGGGCCGACGGCGTCCTCGAGGTCGAGGATGAGCGCGTCGACGGGCAGGGTCTTCGCCTTCTCCAGCGCGCGGGCGTTGGAGCTGGGCATGTAGAGGACCGAGCGCCGGGGGGTGTAACTCTCGCTCATGCTCAGGCCTCCTCGTACATCTTCGCCAGCTCGGGGTCGTTCGCGGAGAGGCGCTCGGCGAGCTCGAGGACGACCATGCACTG from Janibacter cremeus includes these protein-coding regions:
- a CDS encoding HpcH/HpaI aldolase/citrate lyase family protein gives rise to the protein MSESYTPRRSVLYMPSSNARALEKAKTLPVDALILDLEDAVGPDDKPAAREAACAAVTSGEYGDRELTIRVNGIGTQWHDEDIAAAAKAGPAGIVVPKVDTADEVRQLVAAMAATGAPEHTKLWAMIETPAAIFNIREIAQASDRLVAFVMGTNDLVKELQADHVPGRAPLLTSLSWALLAAREAGIAVLDGVYNAVKDLEGFTTECEQGRDMGFDGKTLIHPGQVAVCNTTFAPSQDAVEEARGILTAWEEGAGTGVVTHNGKMIENLHVDIARRVLATHEAIRARS
- a CDS encoding acyl-CoA dehydrogenase family protein codes for the protein MSRLQTTDGLTEEQQDLLKLVKEFVDEQIIPVAQELEHADEYPQKIVDQMKEMGIFGLMIPEEFGGLGESLLTYALCVEEIARGWMPVSGIINTHFIVAWMILKHGTEEQKQRYLPKMATGEIRGAFSMSEPALGSDVAGIKTKAVREGDEWTINGQKMWLTNGGSANLVAVLCKTDLGADTPHKNMSTFLIDKTEGFGETAQGVTIPGKIEKMGYKGVDTTEMIFQDHKTTTAQLLGGEPGKGFYQMMDGVEVGRVNVASRACGLAMRAFELGVEYAQQRETFGKKIVQHQGILFRIADMAAKVEAGHQLMVKAARLKDKGERNDLEAGIAKYMAAEYCADVVEQSFRIHGGFGYTKEYEIERLYREAPMLLIGEGTAEIQKMIIGKSILKDYPTKG
- a CDS encoding BCCT family transporter; this translates as MREYLKQHTNPPVFIGAAVVVLAFLLWGVIAPSSVSSVANSVNNTITTNLEWLYIFSASAFVIFVFFLMLSHYGSIRLGPNDSTPEYGNLSWFAMLFTAGMGIGLVFYAVSEPVTHFLTPPTGEGGTPEAAQNAMTYTFYHWGLHPWSIYIVLGAAMGYFSFRRGLPLRPASALYPLIGNRIYGWPGALVDVLAVFGTLFGLATSLGIGGQQVGAGLNTLFGVPNTTLVQVIIIMAITSVAVTSVMLGIDKGIRNLSLANLWLALALMLFVFFFGPTRDLINVLANNVGSYAQALPKLGFETFPNGGEQAQSWQASWTLFYWGWWISWSPFVGMFLARISYGRTLRSFIAGALFAPVGASMVWLTIFGNSALDALQSNPDNPLADASPEKSIYVLLEQLPVAGFVATIASVVAVLVVVLFFATSSDSGSLVVDILTNGGDPNPKWQQRLFWAVLEGFVAAVLLIVGAVSGTNALSALQTASIVAGLPFCIVLILMAIGLTTSLRSEDFQKLKVKEPPPYAGLRAAAQRKAGPNAAVDGSDTEQHIEAEKRRDNSTPADT
- a CDS encoding L,D-transpeptidase family protein; translated protein: MNTYQARHAALDPAISSQRRLLVRGGTAAVVAAGLGGLGALPAAAASHPTLRRGSRGPAVRELQRKLLDGGYKHSGVDGIFGPSTRGAVVALQRDHRLVVDGICGPETWAVVDRLGSGGGGGSDPEPEDPPTSGSHPMLRKGSRGSAVMRLQRTMRANGYWHSGNDGVYGQTTAQAVMAVQKVHGLTRDGVCGPNTWSVIERLGRPRGRTSSGTVMEVDLAKQVVIFVVAGRTKWVMNTSTGKSGWRTPRGRFRIFRQVNRMDYGPLGALWRPKYFNGGIAIHGSGYIPGYPASHGCIRTSNAATNYIWGSGLAPIGRRVWVY